From Daphnia magna isolate NIES linkage group LG2, ASM2063170v1.1, whole genome shotgun sequence:
aaatgggtttaGATCACAATTGGTTGTTTGCCCGTTGGCTTGTTGTGGTGGTCATGGTAGCGATTCCTACGGCAGTTGAAACTTTTTGCCCGTCCATGTGCCAATGCGACGACAGTCTACTAGAGACCAGCGGTTCTGGCTCGAAACTCGATTCTGTGCCCATCTTGTTGAATCCTTCGTTGCGCTCGTTACACTTGGCCCACAACCGCATCGCTTCTCTTAGACAATCTGTCAGTTTTTACGGCGAATTGCGCCGTTTGGATCTCAGCCACAATGGTCTCCATTCGTTGGGTTTGCTCCATTTCCAGCCGCTTGGCCAGCTCGAATGGCTCAATGATTCCAACAATTTTTGGTCTCTTCCTTGGAAATGGAATCGTTTGCCGGACTCGCATCGCTCACCGTCCTCGATCTCAGCGCTAATCGGCTCACTCGACTGACGGATGACCTGTTCGCCGAACTACCTTCGATTGTCACGCTCATCCTCAGTGGCaataaaattcaaacggtGGTCAGCGGAGCGTTCGATTCGCCCCGCAAACTGCACACGCTGCGTCTCGAAGACAATAATTTGGGTAACGTCCCTACGGCCGCTCTAGTCCCCCTGGCCGCTGGTTTGCGATCGTTGtatctcggcaaaaaaatctGATCGAGACGTTGGAAGACGGAGCGTTCCATCATCTTGCCCGTTTACGGCTGTTGGCCCTTAACGACAACGCCATTGACCGCGTCGATCCTCTGGCCTTCGACTCGCTCGTTTCGCTCGATGCGCTGGATCTCAGTAACAATTGATTGGATGGACCCATTGAGGCTTTTACGACCGTTTCGCCGTTGACCCATCTGGATTTGTCTGGTAATATGTGGCGCCTATTGCCGGCCAACTTCTTGTCCGGCCTGCCGCGTCTCCAGACGCTCAACGTTTCTTATATGGAATACTTGCGGTCGGTTGATCCGGCCGTTTTTTCACAAGACGCGGCCCGCCATCACCAATGGATCTGTCGTTACGATCTCCACCTCACCTAAAGTCTTAATTTATTTGGACTCCTTGCCCAATAATTCCGATCTCGGTGCCGCTGTCTTATCTAAAAAGTTAGCCACTTTATTGGCTCTGGCCACTATCTCTCGTGTATCTGAAATTATGTCTATTTCCTTTCattcattaagattttccccaaCAGCAGCCAGTTTCTCTCTCACCCGACCGAAGAAAGCGCAGCCGCAGTGCTGCTGCCTCTAAAGCCGTAAAGCAAGGTATCCCGGTGGATACCGTCCTTAAAACAGCTAACTGGTCGAGAGAATcgacttttcaaaaattttatcatcGCGAGTTAGTTGGTACCACGGTAACGGAAGCAGTATTATCTCAAATAAGTTCCGAGTGATTGATCTTTAAAGTCACCGTTAAAGTGAGTATTGTATTGGGAGTGTAATTGTTAATTGTACTCAATTAGCTCCACCTTAACTGGGTGTGGACACGATGTATTACAGCCATTTGAcgcaacacaaaaacaaaagaaaaacggattGTCTTCTTCGGGCGATAACGCCCCTTGCCACCTCAGACGCTTTTCGGCTTTGACGCAACGCAGTCATGGCTGGTTCTAGCCCAAGTTCAAGTCCTAGTTCCAGTTCCAGTTCAAATTCATCAAGAGATTCTCGTCGAAACAATCGCGATCGTGATCGAGCAAATCGCAACCGTGAAAGAAGAGACATCAACCAGGAAGATCAAGATATCCTAGACCGGGCACGTGAGCAAGAACTGCGA
This genomic window contains:
- the LOC123469985 gene encoding LOW QUALITY PROTEIN: TLR4 interactor with leucine rich repeats-like (The sequence of the model RefSeq protein was modified relative to this genomic sequence to represent the inferred CDS: deleted 4 bases in 2 codons), with product MGLDHNWLFARWLVVVVMVAIPTAVETFCPSMCQCDDSLLETSGSGSKLDSVPILLNPSLRSLHLAHNRIASLRQSVSFYGELRRLDLSHNGLHSLGLLHFQPLGQLEWLNDSNNLVSSLEMESFAGLASLTVLDLSANRLTRLTDDLFAELPSIVTLILSGNKIQTVVSGAFDSPRKLHTLRLEDNNLGNVPTAALVPLAAGLRSLYLQKNLIETLEDGAFHHLARLRLLALNDNAIDRVDPLAFDSLVSLDALDLSNN